GTATCAATTAACGAAAATTCTTTACCATTCCAATCACTTTTACCGTAATGACGGTCTCTTGTAACACCACTAACGGCATCTACAATTGCCTCACGACGTTGTATTAAACGATTGAAAAAAGTTGATTTGCCAACATTTGGTCTTCCTACTATTGCTACTATATTACTCATAAGTTTTGTTTTTATGCATTACATATCCTGTAAGCGGCTGCAAAGATAGTGTTTAGTTCGATAGAAAAGAGTATTTTACTTTCCTAATGAATTAATTATGAATACACCACTAAACGAAATTGTACTTAGACCTCGGTTTAAAATGGAACTACCAAGAACAAACACCTCGGTTTTAAAGGACTTTGAAGATAGCAAGACCTTACAGTCTGATTTTATTGTATCTACAGTTGACGATCATGTATTTATTAAACTCCCTAAAGAAAAACAACATTTTTGGTCGCCGCAACTGCATTTAGAGATAAATGAAGTGGATAAAAACACTAGTTTATTGCGTGGTTTGTTCGGGCCAAGCCCAACCGTTTGGACCATGTTTATGTTTTTTCATTTTGCTATTGCCATGCTTTTTATTGTGTTTAGCATTTGGGCCTATAGTAATTGGGCTTTAAAAGCTCCTTACCAAACACAAATTATAGGTTTGGTTGTTTTAACAGGAATTTGGTTTGCGCTGTACTTTGCTGGTAGAGTGAGTAAATTTTCTAACCAAACGGAAATGAATGCCTTATATAATTTTATGAATAGTATTTGTAAGGCATAAAAAAAGCTCTAATTGCTACCAACCAAAGCTTTTAAACT
The window above is part of the Algibacter sp. L3A6 genome. Proteins encoded here:
- a CDS encoding GTP-binding protein; translated protein: MNTPLNEIVLRPRFKMELPRTNTSVLKDFEDSKTLQSDFIVSTVDDHVFIKLPKEKQHFWSPQLHLEINEVDKNTSLLRGLFGPSPTVWTMFMFFHFAIAMLFIVFSIWAYSNWALKAPYQTQIIGLVVLTGIWFALYFAGRVSKFSNQTEMNALYNFMNSICKA